TAGGTCAGCGGCTCGTAGCCGGTGATATCAGGCAAAGGGTTGGTCACCGTCACCGTGGTGGTACCGGTGGTCAGCGTGGGGTCGATCTCGGCCAGGAACTCCGCCCCGGTCTCGCTCTCGAAGCCATCCTGGAAGGTGATGCTGTTGCGCGCCTTGTAGCTGGTGATGCCCGCAACCCGCTGGCCCAGCACCAGGTCCGTTGGACCCGGCACCGCATAGCTCTGGCTGCTGCTGCCGGTGGCCGTGTTCATCGTGTCTTGCAGCTGGGCTCTTGTGGCATTGGAGGAATACAGCGCCGTCATCACCGGGCGGTTCAGCCCGTCATAGAAGGTCACCAGCCATTCTTTCGTGGGCGCTTTGGCCCGCTGGGCGGAGTCCTGGGTGAACACCAGCCGGTCACGGTTGTCATAGACCATTTGCACCGGCCCTGCGCCCGGTACCCGTTTTTCGATCATCCGCTGCCGGTGGTCGTACTGGTACTGAAAGCAAAGGCCTGCCGCTACCGTGGACACGTTCCAGTTGCTGTTGATCCGTTCTACCGCCAGCGGCGGGATCACGAAGCGCAGGTTGTTCAGATCGTCATACACGTAATAGGTGCAGAGCCAGCCTGCATGGGCGGTGCCCGGACTGGCGGCCAGTTGTACTTTCTTCAGCACTACCTGTCCTTCCTTGTCTTTGTACTCCACCACCTTGCCGCCGCGCTCGTCTGTGGTCACATTCTTGTAGAGCTGTCCTGCGCCATAGGTAGCCGTGGAGGTCGGGATCGTGCCGGAGGTGGGCATCGTCCAGATCCGCACCGAGTCCGCTGCGGTGTTGACCAGGTAGTCCATTTTCACCGGGCGGTTGCCACCTTCCTTGGCCCAGCTGTTGCCGGGGGCGTAGGTACTCAGCACCCGGTTCAGGGGTGAGGCTTCATAGTCCGTCCGGCTGTAGTATATCGTGTCCCCCATCAACCCGGGGTGCAGTGATGTTTTATTATTGTAAAAAGCCGCCTGTCCGGCGAAAGGCGAGGTCTTGAACAGCCCATCGCTCATATTGCCGCTCTGCGGCACATAAGGCAAATATTGGAACTGTTCCCGCCCGAAGGCGTCATACACCACCGGCGCCACCAGGTCACGCCCGGCAGGGCTGATGCCTTTGCTCACCGTTTGCAAGGGGCGGCCAAGGCCATCGAAATATTGGGTGGACTGTTTTACGTCGGCTACCGGATTGGCGGTGGAGATCACCGCAACAGGGTCGGTCATCGGCTTGCTCGGTTCCCAGGTCCGGATGTAGTTGAGCGTCGGGTTTGTATAGGCCGAGGGCTGCGTTACCGGGGTAGCTGAAGGGCGGGCGGGGCCGCCGGGCGTTTGGGAATAAACGATCAAATTAAGTATAGCCAATAAAGTAGTAAGCAGCCATTGAAGAATACAATAACTAATTTTGTGCATATAAGAAAATTAAATCACTAATATGAATTAAAATACACCAATTCACTATTTCGCTTCTAGCAGAAAAATCCTCTTTCACAATAAGCGCTACTTTAGTTTTTTTAGTTTATCGGGACTTGATATTGATACCCATACTGCTTCAGGATACTCCCATTCAAATCTTTCACAAGCCGGAGTCTGCCAAACCCATCATACTCATAATACGTTATCTGATTATTAACGTCACATTGACTCGTTATACCTACTAGCGGGTCGAAGGTATAAGTTGACATCTGTGAATTCGCTGGATAGAAACGTAGTTCATCTATCTGTCCAGCTACGTTAATTGTATATGCATTGTTGTTTACTATAACATCCTGTTGTTGATAACTCCAACTACTGCCATTCTTAACCCAGTAGCTTAGAATATAGCTACCATTAGTCAGATTTGCGAGAGAGCGGGTATAGCCACCCACCCTGCTCTTTCTCCCTGTTTGGCTATCGTTCAGGCTACTATTCCCTTCAGTAGTCTCAAAGGATGTATGAAACATGTCTTTACGCATGGCGTTAACTACTTCCGCAATAGGATAAATTGCGATATCATCCCACAGATAAGACAGCTCATAATCGTCTGCTTTCTGCTGACGAAGAATATTCCCAACCTCGTCATACTCTAAAAAAGATACACGACTTCTATATCTCGGGTCCATATGAAAAACTCCCGCAGATACATAGCTCGTTGTAAAGGAAGTATAGGGAACAGGATTAACTAATTCTAACGCGTACACCTCGTCTACCATTGACTGATTCTCTTTATAAGTAGTAATCGTACCACCTACTACATATAAATCTCCATTTGGCCTTTTCTCTATAAACAATTTTTCTATCGGCATAGTCACCATATTCCCTTGTATGAGTTGCTGCATCCATACCGGCATTTGTGCTGAAGAATAATCTACAGGATAAGTAATTTTTGTTATTGACTGTTCACCTTTGCTTGTAGATACTTCGACCGTTTTTGGCATCATATTTACGGCATTGTAAGTATTGACGGTATTTCTTTGAAGAAACCCCTGCGTTGCCACCTCCCCCACAACGGACTCTTCCAGCTGAGAAATACCACTGATTGTAGGATAAGCGACCGTTACCGGTATTTTAGACTTCTGAATCGAGTCCAGTCCAAATAACAGACTCCATTCTGATTCGTTATCCCATATGATATTAGTAGAAAAACCAGTTTTCAATCCTAGTTGAGCATTCGTTACGAGCGGATCAGTTATAGAAGAATATGTGTATGAATTTAAGGTACTACGCACAAGTTCCAAAGCCTGATTGTATTTTCCGTACATGTCTGAAATCTCAACATTCCCCCTCGTCCAATCCTTCAAAGTATAAGGAAATGGAAATACAGGAATTATATCATCAGGCGCAAACGAATAATTGTAAGTTGTCCTGCCATTTACGCTGCTATCACCTTCATGTACAATCACACAGCGATACGCTATATAACTTCCTCCGGATGTAAGTAGGGGATAATTCCCGGAAGAACTTCGTCGTAAATAATTTACAGTATATCTTCTGGCTATAGGAGGTACGTTCTCATGCGCCGGCTCTATAGAATTAAACTCTACGGTGAAATCACTTTCAAACGAATTAGACCAGGGCCCGATAAAGGATCCGGACGCATTCCCATCTTCCTCATTCACATATTCAAAACTCCTGACCCTGTCATTACTATGGCTAATACCATCATAATCCACTATCTTTTTGATTCGGAGCCCACCTGCCAACACAGTTTGGTTTACTGGTGATATTGGGTCACCAACCCAGGAAATTTCATAGTAAAAATTGCGAAAATCCACTCCACTCTGTATAAAATTGGCTGTCGTCCGGTAGGTACCATTAGGTAAATAAAGTGTATTGGAATAGTAAGTATCCTGTTCATAGTTTGGACTAACATCCTTAGATACTGTTCCAGGAGTCAGACCAATTATTTTTAAGTCCGCACAACGCAAACCTGGATAGTCGTAATAATCGTTATAATCCACCATGCAACCCAGCAAACCAAAAGACAGATTTATGTATGCACCTCCAGCAACCCTGTTAATCACAAACTCTTTCTCATAATATGTTTGCGTCCCTACCTGATCACCCGACAAATAAGCATATTGATAGTTCTGTGGTGGTGGACCATATGCCCCAGACACCTTGTTATTCTCAAAATAAAAGTCGGTATAACCGCCTGTAGGGTATGTTATTTTCTTTATCACACCATACTTTGTATAAGTGGCATTCGGCATTCTGTCATATCCAGAGCCCATCACCACAGTCGAGCCCATCATCAGTTGTGGTACTAAACTTGCATTACCCACCGCGCCATTATAGTATCCCCAGTAGTCTTGAGAGAATGACCTTCTGTCTGGAAAATTATCATTTTCGTTTTCATAGTCAAAAACATATGGATCCAGTTGCTCAAGAATACCTCCATTTTCAGTTTCTTCACGAATGGACTTAAGTTTTAAGCGGACCTTTTCGGCCTGAATATTATCATTGCAAACCGCAGGCAGCCCCGGGCCACCGAAATATCCATACTGGAGTGTAAATCGTTTTTTCAGCACCCCATTATAGTCAAATAACTCAACCTTATCCAATACCTTTTCTCCTATAAGATCACAACGGTTTGTGTTGGATATAAATAGAACATACCCCCCACGGAAATTGATTCTGCTTAACTTCCGTGAATTGATAGAAATTTCTGAATAACAATCCTGATCCTGCGGAGCAGGATAGTCCCCATAATAACTACCGGAGGAACTCAACCCTATATAATAAGTACTCGAATTTGCGGTGCGAAAAGAAGAAGTAGCATTGTTATTGTACTCGTATTCGATAAGATCTGAACTAGTTCTATTTTCTACCTTCTTGAGGTACCAAGAAGATATGTTATACTCCGGGTTATCGGGACCTCCCGTATTGCAGTAGGTTTGAACATTTGTATATTCCTTTTCAGTAAAATAATAGGTGTTTCCACTTTCTGTCTTTATCGTGAAACCCTCATTCGGAATATAATTAATTACAAGATTACTTTTGGTAATGGTATGAAATTTCTCCGTTTCCTGATTGTAATAGAACTTCCCTGAATAGTTATCGAAACTAAAATAGAAGATGTCTGGCTCCGTATCAAACTGGCCTCTCCCTGCATCTATTAATTTATATCGAATGGATAAACTGTAGTTTGGATCGTCACGATGCTCATCAAGAAACTTTACGGTCATTACAGGATCGAGAAAACCATATTCGTCCGGCAGTCCCCTTACCGAGCGCGATATTGCTCCACCTGCGTTTAATGACCACCCAGTACCTGTCCATGAAGCGACGTCAGACACCTTCATCCCAGAAGCATGATAAGCCATAGAAACTCCGCATTTCAAATCACCAGTACCTATTTCAAAAAAAGGGATGGAAACACTCGGCAGCCCTGTAAATTGGCCAACCGGCACATCGCCAAATTTCCCCAAAGATGCAGCATTTGGAGAGACGGGAACTATCTTCATTGTACCAAGATTCTGATCCCCAGCTTGTTGCCCATAAAGCGAGGCCTTAATAGTTGTCAGCATGAAAGATAAAATGACAAATATCCGCCAGCACTGACCAAATAAATTGAATTGTAACATAGAAGAAATATTAGTACATTAAATTTTAGTGTTGAATATTTATAATACAAACGATCAGATTGACATTAGACAAGTATCCCGAATAATGTATCACTGGGTTTTGAGATAACCCAATTCTGCTAACTGTTCAATACGCCGCCCCTGTTCTGCAACCTTCTTATTCAACTCAATAATATACAACATCTGCTCCTCCACCTTCTGCAACAACCGCCTGTTCATCTCCCCCAGATCCACACCATCCGCCGCCACTTCCTTTGCCGATGGAATATCCGGCAGATGTTTATGTTTCTTGACAAATGCCTCCACCTCCTGCAACGAAGGCAACTGATAATCCGGCTCAAACACGAAGTCTGCCCAGTTGGTCTGCTGCGTCACCTTGACCTTTCGTGCCCCTATGGTTCCTTCCACCGCGAGTTTGTAGGAGCCTGGAGTTGCCGTGCCAATGCCTACGTTGCCATTCCCGAGAATGGTCATTCTACGTGTATAGCTGCCGTCTGTACTGGTGACAAAATCAATCATTGTCCCCAATGAACCTTCATCTGCTATGATACTGATGCCTGCAGCACCTTTCCCGGCTTTCGGGTTGCGCCAGCTGAGTGCAGGGTCATCAAAGAGATTCGCACCAAGGAACACCCGATGCCTGGTATCCGATGTCTGCACAATCCCCCCATACCCAACTCCCATGGGGTCTCCCAGAAAAATGGAAGAATGATCCCCTTTATTGATATGTAGCCCCTGGTTATTTGCGCCAGCGAACAATGTCGGAGAGCCAATGCCCAGACTACCACTAAAATAACTGGCGGTAGTACCATTAAAATAAGCGGCACTACTGGTGGACATTCCCTGTACATTCACATAACCGTCTATCGCTGTTTTAAAGCTGTGCGCGGGACCGCCTGGCTCCTGGTAGGGCAGGGCATTCTCTACGCCGTCATATACCATGGGGGTAACGGCTGCATTGGCATTGTAATAGTATGTGGTTCCACCTCCCCTCATCCAGATGATGATCCTCCCGGAAGAACTGGCCACTGTTGCATCCCGCCAGCCACCGATAAACAACTTTATCGTAGGATTACTGGGGTTGGCCTGCCGTATATCGGCATCGAGAAAACTCGAACCATTTCCCCATCCGGTAACGTGATACCTGAATTTCGAAATAATTGAGCCACGCCAAAGGCTGTCGGTATGAACATTTGTACGGCCAATTTCCAGTTCGGTGGCAATATTGCTGCTCCTGGCGCCATCATAGAACGTCACCGGGTAAAATTTGTCAACGTCTCCATCCACAAAGATCGACCCGGTAACCTGAGCTTTGAGGCCATCGCCGAAAAACAGGAACAGGAACAAACAAATCAAATATCTCATAGGTTACTTATTTTCTGTTTCATTATTTTCAGGCGTCTGCTCCAGTGCTTTCAGGCGCTCATTCAGATCAATCACATGCAGGGTCAGCTCCTCTATTTTTTGTAACAGTTTTTTATTCATCTCTCCGAGATCAATTCCATCCGCCAATACCTCTGCCTCCGATGGTATTCCGGGCAAATGCTGATGCTCCCTGATATAATCCGACAACTCCTGCAAAGTGGGCAACGCATAACCCGGCTTGAACACAAAATCAGCCCAGGTTTGCTGCGTTACTTTTACTTTCCGGGCGCCGATTATTCCTTCTACTGCCAGTTTGTAGTTATAGGGATTGGATGTTCCAAGTGCCAGGTTCCCTTTTTCATCGAACATCATTTTATGCTGCGTTCCACCACCATATGCCTTCGCCATAAAAACGATCCGTCCGCCGGATAAGGCGGGATAGGTAGGATTACCGGCGTTCTCCGCCCATATGCCGGCTATTTGCCGGTGCGCGTCTGACTGGTTGAGGGTGTTGGTGAAGTAAAGCGCGCCTACTTTTGTACCGTTCGTGCTTCCTGCGGGGCGGCTGAGTTCCAATACCGGCATGTTATCTGCATGAATGGAGACCACCCTGTCCGACGCATTATAGGTAGTAAAAGTGTTTTGATTGATGTTGTGGAGCGATCCGGGCGTAATAGTCCCGATCCCCACATTGCCATTGGGCCTGAAAGTCATCCAGGGTGATGCATATGGAGAAAAAGCAGTGGTATTGCCACCGATGTAGGCGTATTGCATAATTGAATCAATCCCATAGGTCCCAAATGCAAGAAGCTTACCCGTTCCTCCATAGGAAAGACTGAATTCTCTTGCCCAGCCACCAGCGAAATTAATATCAATATTCACTCCATAAGGATACGGCCCAGGGTCAGTAACCCTCAAATTCCCGCCACTTACATGAAGTCGCTGCGAAGGTGCGTTTGTTCCAATGCCTACATTCCCTGTAGTCGGAAAAACATTCTGCGCCCGCAAAGGCATCGCAAAAAGGCCAACAAAGCCGAGCAACAAAACAAATTTCATAAGGTATAAATT
This genomic stretch from Chitinophaga sp. XS-30 harbors:
- a CDS encoding DUF6443 domain-containing protein, which translates into the protein MHKISYCILQWLLTTLLAILNLIVYSQTPGGPARPSATPVTQPSAYTNPTLNYIRTWEPSKPMTDPVAVISTANPVADVKQSTQYFDGLGRPLQTVSKGISPAGRDLVAPVVYDAFGREQFQYLPYVPQSGNMSDGLFKTSPFAGQAAFYNNKTSLHPGLMGDTIYYSRTDYEASPLNRVLSTYAPGNSWAKEGGNRPVKMDYLVNTAADSVRIWTMPTSGTIPTSTATYGAGQLYKNVTTDERGGKVVEYKDKEGQVVLKKVQLAASPGTAHAGWLCTYYVYDDLNNLRFVIPPLAVERINSNWNVSTVAAGLCFQYQYDHRQRMIEKRVPGAGPVQMVYDNRDRLVFTQDSAQRAKAPTKEWLVTFYDGLNRPVMTALYSSNATRAQLQDTMNTATGSSSQSYAVPGPTDLVLGQRVAGITSYKARNSITFQDGFESETGAEFLAEIDPTLTTGTTTVTVTNPLPDITGYEPLTYTYYDDYTYTGAKAYTAADTGKLPRVAAQYPEPLIASPMTRGMVTGRSTGAGD
- a CDS encoding tail fiber protein, with the protein product MRYLICLFLFLFFGDGLKAQVTGSIFVDGDVDKFYPVTFYDGARSSNIATELEIGRTNVHTDSLWRGSIISKFRYHVTGWGNGSSFLDADIRQANPSNPTIKLFIGGWRDATVASSSGRIIIWMRGGGTTYYYNANAAVTPMVYDGVENALPYQEPGGPAHSFKTAIDGYVNVQGMSTSSAAYFNGTTASYFSGSLGIGSPTLFAGANNQGLHINKGDHSSIFLGDPMGVGYGGIVQTSDTRHRVFLGANLFDDPALSWRNPKAGKGAAGISIIADEGSLGTMIDFVTSTDGSYTRRMTILGNGNVGIGTATPGSYKLAVEGTIGARKVKVTQQTNWADFVFEPDYQLPSLQEVEAFVKKHKHLPDIPSAKEVAADGVDLGEMNRRLLQKVEEQMLYIIELNKKVAEQGRRIEQLAELGYLKTQ